The following coding sequences are from one Carassius auratus strain Wakin chromosome 15, ASM336829v1, whole genome shotgun sequence window:
- the LOC113115402 gene encoding guanylate cyclase soluble subunit beta-2-like yields MYGFINTCLKSLVIDRFGEEMWDKLRDSARVQDTFMTYEVYADNITMQLVSEACRMLDLEQSVVLGQFGEYFFEFCKRAGYDHMLRTLGGNLFEFMENLDALHGFLSLSYKEMNAPSFRVEKNNDGSLLLHYYSDRRGLCHIVPGIIGAVAKDFFNSKIKMEIVNQIEEVESMGKKEHVVFLITQSPAFLDKDFPERSLQTKSLNHVEKNDTVRNLEYPQKGITLRAFEPVYPDNLCIDLKTFCNAFPFHIVFDEELQVRQAGVTVQRIVPGLQSRCSQLDQYFNIQHPQVTFNICSIRKFINSHFVLRTRRDRMPMAWRERPMLELRGQMLWMPPLRSMLYLASPLLRSLQELEEHGMHLSDIAPHDATRDLILLNQQRLAEIELSNQLERKKEELHQLSKHLEEEKQKTDNLLYAMLPKHVANQLKEGKRVEAGEFEECTVLFSDVVTFTTICSECEPIQIVSMLNSMYLKFDRLTTVHNIYKVETIGDAYMVVGGVPIPMSSHTERVANFALGMIISAKEVTNPVTGGPIQIRVGLHSGPVLAGVVGEKMPRYCLFGDTVNTASRMESHGLPDKIHLSPRVYHALRNKGYQMEERGEIEVKGKGRMRTYFLQRNLKVTESEIMGLLAPNADSDRMMNHSTQASQLLHYRPELKATQRLQKADSFPMVPMKYGDSPTESKPPTRFTEPEHSTITGITIQYSRNNTI; encoded by the exons ATG TATGGATTCATCAACACATGTCTGAAGTCTCTAGTGATCGACAGATTTGGAGAAGAGATGTGGGACAAACTCAG GGACTCAGCAAGGGTTCAAGACACTTTCATGACTTATGAAGTGTACGCAGATAACATCACCATGCAGTTAGTGAGCGAGGCCTGCAGGATGCTCG acCTTGAGCAAAGTGTGGTGCTGGGGCAGTTTGGAGAATATTTTTTTGAGTTCTGCAAAAGGGCTGGATATGATCATATGCTGCGCACTCTTGGAGGAAATCTGTTTGAGTTTATGGAGAATCTGGACGCGCTGCACGGCTTTCTCTCGCTTTCCTACAAG gaaatgAATGCACCATCATTCcgtgtagaaaaaaacaatgatggGTCTTTGCTGTTACACTACTACTCAGACCGACGCGGTCTTTGTCATATCGTCCCTG GTATCATCGGAGCTGTAGCCAAAGACTTCTTTAACAGCAAGATAAAGATGGAAATTGTGAACCAGATCGAGGAAGTTGAGAGCATGGGAAAAAAAGAGCATGTTGTTTTCCTCATCACCCAAAGCCCAGCGTTCTTAGACAAA GACTTTCCAGAAAGGTCCCTGCAGACGAAATCTCTAAATCATGTAGAAAAAAATGACACAGTCAGAAACTTGGAGTATCCACAAAAGG gTATAACTTTAAGGGCATTTGAGCCTGTGTATCCAGATAACCTGTGCATCGATCTGAAGACATTTTGCAATGCCTTTCCTTTCCACATTGTGTTTGATGAAGAA CTCCAGGTCAGACAGGCAGGGGTAACTGTTCAGAGAATCGTGCCAGGGTTACAGAGCAGGTGCAGCCAGCTGGATCAGTATTTCAACATCCAGCATCCACAGGTGACTTTCAACATCTGCAGCATCCGCAAGTTCATTAATAGCCATTTTGTTTTGCGGACACGAAGAGACAGAATGCCTATGGCTTGGAGAGAGAGACCCATGCTAGAACTGAGAG GACAAATGTTATGGATGCCTCCATTGCGTTCCATGCTGTACCTAGCATCACCATTACTTCGCAGCTTGCAGGAGCTGGAGGAGCACGGCATGCACCTCTCTGATATTGCTCCACATGATGCTACACGTGACCTAATCCTGCTCAACCAGCAGCGACTGGCAGAGATTGAGCTCTCCAACCAGCTAGAACGAAAAAAGGAAGAGCTTCATCAGCTCTCAAAACACCTCGAAGAGGAAAAGCAGAAGACGGATAATCTATTGTATGCCATGTTGCCCAAACATGTGGCCAACCAGCTGAAAGAGGGCAAGAGAGTAGAGGCAG GTGAGTTTGAAGAATGCACCGTTCTCTTCAGCGATGTGGTGACCTTCACCACCATCTGCTCTGAGTGTGAACCCATCCAGATTGTTTCCATGCTCAATTCCATGTATCTGAAGTTTGACCGTCTTACCACTGTACACAATATTTACAAG GTTGAAACAATTGGAGATGCTTACATGGTTGTCGGTGGCGTTCCCATCCCAATGTCAAGTCACACTGAGCGTGTGGCCAACTTTGCCTTGGGCATGATCATATCTGCAAAAGAGGTCACTAACCCTGTGACTGGTGGCCCTATTCAG ATTCGAGTGGGCTTGCACAGCGGACCAGTCTTGGCAGGGGTGGTTGGTGAGAAGATGCCTCGGTATTGTTTGTTTGGAGACACAGTTAATACAGCCTCCCGAATGGAGAGTCATGGATTGCCTGACAAAATCCACCTCAGTCCCCGTGTTTATCA TGCTCTAAGAAATAAAGGCTATCAGATGGAGGAACGTGGAGAGATAGAGGTAAAAGGTAAAGGAAGAATGCGCACCTACTTCCTGCAGAGGAACCTTAAAGTCACAGAGAGTGAGATCATGGGGCTTTTGGCGCCCAACGCTGACTCAGACAGGATGATGAATCATTCTACACAAGCGTCACAGCTACTTCACTATAGACCAGAATTAAAAG CTACCCAGAGACTGCAGAAAGCAGACAGTTTTCCAATGGTACCAATGAAATATGGAGATAGTCCAACAGAGAGCAAACCTCCCACACGATTTACTGAACCTGAGCATAGCACTATAACAGGTATCACCATACAGTACAGTAGAAATAACACTATTTAA